The following are encoded together in the Echinicola jeungdonensis genome:
- a CDS encoding CoA-acylating methylmalonate-semialdehyde dehydrogenase: MEKLSNYINGSWTISQENNLVDVLNPATQEVLGKVPMGKATTADVELAVKSSQKAFISWSQVPVIQRIQPLFKLKQLLEENKEELARTITMECGKTLGESRGELQRAIENVETACATPMLMQSEFSENIAKGVDEFMIRQPLGVCACIAPFNFPGMIPFWFLPYAIACGNTFLLKPSEKVPLTMQKVMGLIEQIGLPEGVINMVHGGKETVDALLEHPDVKAISFVGSTEVARYIYAKGAANGKRVQAQGGAKNPVVVLPDADIDTTSRIITDSVFGCAGQRCLAASTIITVGDQKGGIKEALYEAAAKRITGYGLDENVEMGPVITQASKTRVQQLIEKGVSEGANVLLDGRNSAVSGFEKGNFLKPTILENLDLGGELIKTEIFGPVMSLVQMNTIDDALQFINGNNYGNMACLFTSSGAHARRFRNEANAGNIGINIGVAAPMAQFPFSGWKDSFFGDLHGQGRHAIEFFTQTKVTVERWLQDWTRKF, from the coding sequence ATGGAAAAATTAAGCAATTATATCAATGGAAGCTGGACTATAAGCCAGGAAAACAATCTGGTGGATGTGCTCAACCCGGCGACCCAGGAGGTTTTGGGCAAAGTGCCAATGGGCAAAGCTACCACTGCTGATGTTGAATTGGCAGTAAAGTCTTCCCAAAAAGCCTTTATCTCCTGGTCCCAGGTGCCGGTTATCCAGCGTATTCAGCCCCTGTTTAAACTAAAACAGCTGCTGGAGGAAAATAAGGAGGAGCTGGCCAGAACCATTACCATGGAATGCGGCAAGACCTTGGGAGAGTCAAGAGGGGAATTGCAGCGGGCTATAGAAAATGTAGAAACTGCCTGCGCTACACCAATGCTGATGCAAAGTGAATTTTCTGAAAATATAGCAAAGGGAGTAGACGAATTTATGATCAGGCAGCCTTTAGGTGTTTGTGCCTGTATTGCTCCATTCAACTTTCCCGGGATGATTCCTTTTTGGTTTTTGCCCTATGCAATTGCCTGTGGGAATACCTTTTTGCTAAAACCATCTGAAAAAGTGCCTTTGACAATGCAAAAGGTAATGGGGCTTATTGAGCAAATCGGCTTGCCGGAAGGGGTGATCAATATGGTCCACGGGGGAAAAGAAACCGTGGATGCATTGTTGGAGCATCCAGATGTCAAAGCCATCAGTTTTGTAGGATCCACTGAAGTTGCCCGGTATATCTATGCCAAAGGCGCTGCCAATGGAAAACGTGTCCAGGCACAGGGAGGTGCCAAAAACCCGGTAGTAGTTTTACCTGATGCAGATATTGATACCACCTCTAGAATCATAACGGACAGTGTTTTTGGCTGTGCTGGACAAAGGTGTTTGGCAGCATCAACTATCATCACCGTGGGCGACCAAAAAGGGGGAATTAAAGAAGCGCTTTACGAGGCTGCTGCAAAAAGGATTACCGGATACGGCCTGGATGAAAATGTTGAAATGGGGCCTGTCATTACCCAAGCAAGTAAAACCAGGGTCCAGCAACTGATTGAAAAAGGTGTCAGTGAAGGTGCTAATGTGCTTCTTGACGGAAGAAATAGTGCTGTTTCTGGTTTTGAGAAAGGTAACTTCCTGAAGCCAACCATTTTGGAGAACCTGGACCTAGGGGGAGAGTTAATCAAAACCGAAATTTTCGGTCCAGTAATGAGTCTGGTGCAAATGAATACTATTGATGATGCCCTCCAATTTATTAATGGAAATAATTATGGGAATATGGCCTGTCTTTTCACATCCAGTGGAGCACATGCCAGAAGGTTTAGAAATGAAGCCAATGCAGGAAACATCGGAATAAATATCGGTGTGGCCGCACCGATGGCACAGTTCCCGTTCAGTGGCTGGAAAGACAGCTTTTTTGGTGATCTGCACGGTCAGGGCCGTCATGCCATTGAATTTTTCACCCAGACCAAAGTTACCGTGGAGCGTTGGCTTCAGGATTGGACCAGAAAATTTTAA
- a CDS encoding sugar phosphate isomerase/epimerase family protein, translating to MKKIKLANAPCSWGALEFELGGKALACKQVLAEMAELGYVGTELGDWGFMPTDPQGLRKVLDAYGLDLPGAFVPVALANKDQHQNGVEKALRIAKLMVEAGYRDAFIILADENGCVEERTLNAGRITPNMSLKPDEWKVFGDGANKVAKAVKDQYGLKTVFHHHCAGFVETPEELDALMENTDSELVGICLDMGHYAFGGGDPLMVLEKYPDRIWHIHFKDFDPKIGQKSRDMGWDYFQSVQHGVFCKLGEGAVNFDAIIQKLEAMDYSGWIVVEQDVLPGMGSPFMCAKHNLEFIQKNMIKNEVKP from the coding sequence ATGAAAAAAATAAAACTTGCCAATGCCCCCTGTTCCTGGGGGGCATTGGAATTCGAATTAGGAGGGAAGGCTCTGGCTTGCAAGCAGGTTTTGGCCGAAATGGCTGAGCTCGGATATGTAGGTACTGAATTGGGGGATTGGGGCTTTATGCCTACCGATCCACAGGGGTTACGAAAGGTTTTGGATGCTTATGGACTTGATCTTCCCGGGGCTTTTGTTCCAGTGGCTTTGGCCAATAAAGACCAGCATCAAAATGGAGTGGAGAAAGCCCTGAGAATTGCCAAACTAATGGTAGAGGCGGGTTACCGGGATGCCTTTATAATTTTGGCGGATGAAAATGGATGTGTCGAGGAACGCACCCTAAATGCAGGAAGGATTACCCCTAATATGTCTCTAAAACCGGATGAATGGAAGGTCTTTGGTGATGGTGCTAACAAGGTTGCTAAGGCAGTGAAAGACCAATATGGACTGAAAACAGTATTTCACCATCACTGTGCCGGCTTTGTGGAAACCCCAGAAGAACTGGATGCCTTAATGGAAAATACAGATTCTGAATTGGTGGGAATCTGCCTGGATATGGGCCACTATGCCTTCGGTGGAGGGGATCCACTAATGGTGTTGGAGAAGTACCCTGATAGGATTTGGCATATTCACTTTAAGGATTTCGACCCCAAGATTGGCCAAAAAAGCAGGGATATGGGTTGGGATTATTTCCAATCTGTGCAGCATGGGGTTTTTTGCAAATTGGGAGAAGGGGCTGTCAACTTTGATGCCATCATTCAAAAATTGGAAGCAATGGATTATTCAGGTTGGATTGTGGTGGAACAGGATGTCTTACCAGGAATGGGAAGCCCATTTATGTGTGCAAAGCATAACCTGGAGTTTATCCAAAAGAATATGATCAAAAATGAAGTGAAGCCATGA
- the iolG gene encoding inositol 2-dehydrogenase, giving the protein MKKINIGIIGLGRIGQIHFSNLKYCIPNANLVMVADPQKAGEFNGVPIGTAEEVINHEKIEAVVICSPTDTHSVYIEKCALAGKDIFCEKPHDLSLERVVCTLESVKKAEVKLMLGFNRRFDGNFKKIQQLVAQNKIGDPTILKITSRDPGPPPLEYLKSSGGMFMDMSIHDFDMARFIMGKEVEKVYASAGVFSSNDVKEAGDIDTAIITLTFIDGSMAVIDNCRKAVYGYDQRLEVFGNKGMAQIDNNKHDTHLFFDQSGSHGALPLDFFMDRYVDSYKNEMERFVEALCKDEPVPVNGQDGLEAMMIALAANLSVAEGRPVMLSEIMKMNRVKQEEMVNRSIEK; this is encoded by the coding sequence ATGAAGAAAATAAATATTGGAATAATTGGATTAGGCCGGATTGGGCAAATCCATTTTAGCAATCTGAAATATTGTATCCCTAACGCAAATCTGGTCATGGTAGCTGATCCACAAAAAGCAGGGGAGTTTAATGGGGTGCCAATTGGAACTGCTGAAGAGGTGATTAACCACGAGAAAATTGAAGCTGTTGTGATTTGTTCTCCTACCGATACCCATTCTGTGTATATCGAAAAGTGTGCTTTGGCAGGAAAGGATATCTTTTGTGAAAAACCCCATGATCTTTCCCTTGAAAGGGTGGTTTGTACCTTGGAATCAGTAAAAAAAGCGGAAGTAAAATTGATGCTGGGTTTTAACCGCAGATTTGATGGGAATTTCAAAAAGATCCAGCAATTGGTAGCCCAAAATAAAATTGGGGATCCTACTATTTTAAAGATCACCAGCCGGGACCCGGGGCCACCTCCTTTGGAATACCTGAAGAGCTCAGGAGGAATGTTTATGGATATGAGCATCCATGATTTCGATATGGCCCGTTTTATTATGGGAAAGGAGGTTGAAAAGGTATATGCTTCCGCTGGGGTGTTTTCCAGCAATGATGTAAAAGAAGCCGGGGATATTGATACGGCCATCATTACCCTGACTTTTATAGATGGAAGCATGGCTGTCATTGATAATTGCCGGAAGGCCGTTTATGGGTATGATCAGCGCTTGGAGGTGTTTGGCAACAAGGGGATGGCACAAATTGATAATAATAAACATGATACCCATTTGTTTTTTGACCAATCCGGGAGCCATGGGGCCCTGCCACTTGACTTTTTCATGGACAGGTATGTGGATTCCTATAAAAATGAGATGGAGAGATTTGTTGAAGCTTTATGCAAGGATGAACCTGTCCCGGTCAATGGTCAGGATGGTTTGGAAGCCATGATGATTGCATTGGCAGCCAACCTCTCTGTAGCAGAAGGGAGGCCTGTAATGTTGAGTGAAATCATGAAAATGAACAGGGTGAAGCAAGAAGAAATGGTGAATAGATCGATTGAGAAGTAA
- a CDS encoding SusC/RagA family TonB-linked outer membrane protein yields the protein MKQFSQKWLKGFNSCYSRIIDPITMAKMLVVIILMTFTKLGLAQSQEITGKVISGEDQLPIPGATVLVKGSSNGTVTDFEGNYSLNVSNPAEAILSFSFVGYITQEVPVNNQSQINITLEPDVAQLDEVVVVGYGETKRRDLTGAVVSMDAENIQEANKVNAFQSLQGQVAGVNIQSADNKPGGGFNVRIRGSNTINANETVEQGGFNPGQNPLFVVDGIFVNDISFLNPADIARMDVLKDASATAIYGSRGSNGVVIIETKKGSEGKLTVQYDNYIGVKEAYNLPDMLQGEEFVQYFRDAVVGNFYSSGDFSVTEDDVNLSDYMRPNELENVANNDYVNWIDLIQHNGMQQNHSLSLNGGNDKTVYGIGVAYTQDEGTFEGEDYERYTIRGNMSSKLSEKFSMAFSNYASFAIRNEGSREGLRSAYRLRPTATPFDENGDPLFFPLEGETFITNPLFEADNITRETRTLNYLSNLSLSFTPTDGLKLTSNFSPNIEFSRYGEYRGQFAKSTSGSVQNRRADVTNANRISYTWDNILNYNKQLGEDHILNTTLVYSMFMDRYENYRIQRRNFPTDEFLFYNIDAGSDLRNAEGGFSKQTLQSYTGRINYTFKDKYLFTLTGRYDGSSILADANKWAFFPSAAFAWRIIDEGFMKGQNLVADLKLRLSYGETGNNGAGGGLAPLGSLSLIGSNFTNLGDQVVQTAYVTNLANQDLTWEKTKEFNFGLDFGFFNNRLYGSLDIYNRKNTGIIFFRPTPTVTGFSGVFENVGEATNKGVELGLNSVNIDNGDFKWTTSVNFARNKNKITKLYGDLDQILFGVQAGSYVHKIGQPVGSIYTYEFDGIWQMDEVDIAQSYGQQPGQVKVKDLNDDGVIDADDRTVIGSNMPDWTGGIANTFNYKNWDFTFFVRTSQGATSASYFHISHAGWYNIEARFNSMQTNYWTPKNPSNDWSQPSNDGPFAEPLVYRDVSFVKVGYITLGYNFDQSVLDALKINKLRVYFTAQNPFTFTDYEGWDPENAARNSWGSAYMSRILMGGINVKF from the coding sequence ATGAAACAGTTTTCACAAAAATGGTTAAAAGGGTTTAACTCCTGTTATAGCAGGATAATTGACCCTATAACAATGGCCAAAATGCTTGTGGTTATCATTTTGATGACCTTTACAAAACTAGGTTTGGCACAATCCCAGGAAATTACCGGAAAGGTAATCTCAGGAGAGGACCAATTGCCTATTCCAGGGGCAACCGTCCTTGTAAAAGGATCCAGTAATGGAACAGTTACAGATTTTGAAGGAAATTATTCCCTGAATGTTTCCAATCCAGCAGAAGCAATTTTGTCTTTTTCCTTTGTGGGCTATATTACTCAGGAAGTTCCTGTAAACAATCAGTCACAAATAAATATCACCTTGGAACCAGATGTTGCCCAACTGGATGAAGTTGTGGTGGTGGGATACGGTGAAACCAAAAGAAGGGATCTTACTGGGGCTGTGGTCTCCATGGATGCGGAAAATATTCAGGAAGCCAATAAAGTAAATGCTTTCCAGTCTTTGCAAGGTCAGGTGGCCGGGGTCAATATCCAATCTGCCGACAATAAACCTGGGGGAGGCTTTAATGTCCGAATCAGAGGATCCAATACCATCAATGCCAATGAAACAGTAGAACAGGGTGGCTTTAATCCTGGGCAGAATCCACTTTTTGTTGTTGATGGTATTTTCGTGAATGACATTTCCTTTTTGAACCCCGCAGATATTGCCAGGATGGATGTCCTGAAAGATGCTTCAGCCACAGCCATCTATGGTTCCAGAGGAAGTAATGGGGTAGTGATCATTGAAACCAAAAAAGGAAGTGAAGGAAAACTAACCGTGCAGTATGACAACTACATTGGCGTAAAAGAAGCTTATAACCTTCCCGATATGCTTCAAGGGGAAGAATTTGTCCAATACTTTAGAGATGCGGTTGTAGGGAATTTTTATTCTTCCGGGGACTTCAGTGTCACTGAGGATGATGTCAACTTAAGTGACTATATGAGGCCTAATGAACTGGAAAATGTGGCCAATAATGATTATGTCAACTGGATAGATTTGATCCAACATAATGGAATGCAACAAAACCATTCCCTTAGTTTAAATGGTGGTAATGATAAAACGGTATATGGAATCGGGGTGGCCTATACCCAGGATGAAGGAACTTTTGAAGGGGAAGATTATGAGCGTTATACCATAAGGGGTAATATGAGCAGTAAGCTATCCGAAAAGTTTTCAATGGCATTCAGCAATTATGCATCATTTGCCATAAGAAATGAAGGAAGCCGTGAAGGTTTGAGAAGTGCCTACCGTTTACGCCCAACAGCAACACCATTTGATGAAAATGGCGATCCATTATTCTTCCCATTGGAAGGGGAAACATTTATTACTAACCCCTTGTTTGAAGCGGATAACATCACTAGGGAAACCAGAACTTTAAATTACCTGAGTAATCTATCCCTGTCTTTTACTCCAACTGATGGCTTGAAACTTACTTCAAATTTTTCACCCAATATTGAATTCAGTAGATATGGTGAATACAGAGGGCAGTTTGCCAAATCCACAAGTGGAAGTGTACAGAACAGGAGAGCTGATGTTACCAATGCCAACAGGATTTCTTACACCTGGGATAATATCTTGAATTATAACAAGCAACTTGGAGAGGATCATATCTTGAATACCACACTAGTTTATTCCATGTTTATGGACCGGTATGAGAATTATAGGATCCAGCGAAGAAACTTCCCTACAGATGAATTCTTATTCTATAATATTGACGCGGGTTCAGATTTAAGAAATGCAGAAGGTGGATTTTCCAAGCAAACGCTACAGTCCTACACGGGAAGAATCAATTATACCTTCAAGGATAAATACCTCTTTACCCTTACCGGCCGTTATGATGGGTCATCCATTCTGGCAGATGCAAACAAATGGGCTTTCTTCCCTTCAGCAGCTTTTGCCTGGAGAATTATTGATGAAGGTTTCATGAAAGGCCAGAACCTGGTTGCTGATTTGAAACTTCGATTGAGTTATGGTGAAACAGGAAACAATGGTGCCGGTGGTGGTCTTGCCCCCTTGGGGTCTCTGTCCTTGATAGGAAGCAACTTTACCAATTTGGGAGACCAGGTAGTTCAGACAGCCTATGTGACCAATCTGGCCAACCAGGATTTGACCTGGGAAAAAACGAAGGAATTTAACTTTGGTTTGGACTTTGGTTTCTTCAATAACCGGCTTTATGGATCCTTGGATATTTATAACAGAAAGAATACAGGAATCATCTTCTTCCGGCCAACTCCAACGGTTACAGGTTTCTCCGGTGTATTTGAAAATGTGGGAGAAGCAACCAATAAAGGGGTAGAACTTGGGCTGAACTCGGTCAATATTGATAATGGTGATTTTAAATGGACTACCTCCGTCAACTTTGCCAGAAATAAAAATAAGATCACAAAGTTATATGGTGATTTGGACCAGATTTTATTTGGTGTACAGGCAGGTTCCTATGTACATAAGATAGGTCAGCCTGTAGGATCTATTTATACCTATGAATTTGACGGTATTTGGCAAATGGATGAGGTTGACATTGCCCAAAGCTATGGTCAACAACCTGGACAGGTGAAAGTAAAAGACCTGAATGATGATGGGGTAATTGATGCCGATGACAGAACAGTGATCGGTTCCAATATGCCTGATTGGACAGGTGGTATTGCCAATACTTTCAACTATAAAAACTGGGATTTCACCTTCTTTGTCAGAACCAGCCAGGGAGCTACTTCAGCAAGTTACTTCCATATTTCCCATGCAGGGTGGTATAATATTGAAGCAAGGTTCAATAGTATGCAGACAAACTATTGGACTCCGAAAAATCCATCAAATGATTGGAGTCAGCCAAGTAATGATGGGCCATTTGCAGAGCCACTTGTATATCGAGACGTGTCCTTTGTCAAAGTAGGATATATCACCCTGGGTTACAATTTTGATCAAAGTGTTTTGGATGCCCTTAAGATCAACAAACTCCGAGTGTATTTCACAGCACAAAACCCATTCACTTTTACCGATTACGAAGGTTGGGATCCTGAAAATGCTGCAAGAAACAGCTGGGGATCAGCTTACATGTCCAGAATATTAATGGGTGGGATCAATGTTAAATTTTAA
- a CDS encoding RagB/SusD family nutrient uptake outer membrane protein, whose translation MKKYIILYVWVIGLMGLSSCEDFLEEENRNYLSDEILLSDPKALDQLVANAYDKLRLATTFYDLDHQGTDVFTRMNIVAGISDLNDYVNLRPTNGSIGIYWTNYYNVVAAANTAISRADQVQGISDADKSRGLGEAKFLRAFAYFHLVENYGGVPLVLEEIRSSQSEFSRASEQEVYQQIISDLDDALSGVDENPSLYGRVSKDAVRHLKAKVLLTQGYKDFGSAQDFADAAALAETVIDKHPLVDDFASLVSRENQRNSEVIFSMLYGSNPVSRGLGNNRHLLFKFVYDVYPGQTRSTQYHRGLGRAPTPYFFELFEEGDEREAATIRRLMIAEVDSNDGMISEGDTSIYFPKTPWSQAVIDSKPYAVINPGEYFSPDGLTQVHFPMFKKFDDPGVPYTNPGINPDGERDAILIRSGETRLIAAEAYLQAGDPGKAAEHLNALRLRADLETMVAPEDVDIDLILDESAIEMAGEISRWMDLKRTGKLIERVLEHNPHAALNNAIKQHHLLRPIPQSEYDVSGGSIGQNEGYN comes from the coding sequence ATGAAAAAATATATCATATTATATGTGTGGGTGATCGGATTAATGGGGTTATCCTCCTGCGAAGATTTTCTAGAAGAAGAAAATAGAAATTATCTTTCCGATGAAATATTGCTGAGCGACCCTAAGGCTTTGGATCAACTGGTGGCCAATGCCTATGATAAATTGAGGTTGGCAACAACCTTCTATGACCTGGATCACCAAGGGACGGATGTTTTTACCAGGATGAATATAGTAGCTGGAATCAGTGACCTGAATGATTATGTAAACCTAAGGCCTACCAATGGGTCCATAGGTATTTACTGGACCAATTATTACAATGTGGTTGCTGCTGCCAATACAGCCATTAGCAGGGCAGATCAAGTCCAAGGTATCAGTGATGCGGACAAAAGCAGGGGACTAGGAGAAGCCAAATTTTTGAGAGCCTTTGCTTATTTCCATTTGGTTGAAAATTATGGAGGTGTTCCTTTGGTGCTGGAAGAAATCCGGTCCTCACAGTCCGAATTTAGCCGGGCCAGTGAACAGGAAGTTTACCAGCAAATCATTTCCGACTTGGATGATGCTTTAAGTGGAGTAGATGAAAACCCATCCCTTTATGGAAGGGTTTCAAAAGATGCAGTGCGACATCTAAAAGCCAAAGTTTTGTTGACCCAAGGATATAAGGACTTTGGATCTGCCCAGGATTTTGCCGATGCGGCTGCACTGGCTGAAACGGTGATTGACAAGCATCCGCTGGTTGATGATTTTGCTTCCTTGGTATCCAGGGAAAATCAAAGAAATTCTGAAGTGATATTTTCCATGCTCTATGGTTCCAACCCTGTATCCAGGGGATTGGGTAATAATAGGCACCTGCTGTTTAAGTTTGTCTATGATGTTTATCCCGGGCAAACCAGAAGTACCCAATACCACCGTGGATTGGGAAGGGCTCCAACACCTTATTTCTTTGAATTGTTTGAAGAAGGAGATGAAAGAGAAGCAGCCACCATCCGCCGTTTGATGATTGCAGAAGTGGACAGCAATGATGGAATGATTTCAGAAGGGGATACAAGTATTTATTTTCCGAAAACACCTTGGTCACAAGCTGTAATTGACAGTAAACCATATGCAGTTATCAACCCGGGGGAATATTTTTCTCCTGATGGTTTGACCCAAGTCCATTTTCCTATGTTTAAAAAGTTTGATGACCCAGGTGTTCCTTATACCAACCCAGGAATTAACCCGGATGGAGAGCGTGATGCGATATTGATCCGTTCAGGTGAGACTAGACTTATTGCCGCAGAGGCTTATTTGCAAGCTGGAGATCCAGGCAAAGCAGCTGAACATCTAAATGCTTTAAGGTTAAGGGCGGATTTGGAAACCATGGTTGCTCCTGAAGATGTGGATATTGATTTAATTCTGGATGAAAGTGCCATTGAAATGGCCGGTGAAATCAGCAGATGGATGGACCTAAAAAGAACTGGAAAATTAATTGAGAGGGTATTGGAGCATAATCCACATGCTGCCCTGAATAATGCCATTAAACAGCATCATTTATTAAGGCCAATTCCTCAAAGTGAGTATGATGTAAGTGGTGGTTCCATTGGCCAAAATGAAGGATATAATTAA
- a CDS encoding metallophosphoesterase: MKNNPNLLAFLLLVFLAFSSPLDYCIAQEGLNNEGKLEIPEDALNFIVFGDWGRFGDDHQKEVSNQMAKTAKANDVRFFIVTGDNFYPKGVASIHDPHWKYSLEDIYTDFALQREWFVVLGNHDYMGDPDAQIAYSDISRRWVMPSRYYSKEFNLSDGSGKSIKFAMIDTNPLIPEFYSNLEYGPNVRGQDTTAQKAWLAKELAEDQEKVEWKIVVGHHPMYTGSDKRQEGYDTRRIRRCLDEMLVENEVDVYLAGHDHSLQHLIPHQGVHHFISGSASEKTQAGMVPISEFSASAYGFMLLSVNQEKILVHVLDENGQVLYKTEITK; the protein is encoded by the coding sequence ATGAAAAACAATCCTAACCTCTTGGCTTTTCTATTATTGGTTTTCTTGGCTTTTTCAAGCCCTTTGGACTACTGTATTGCTCAGGAAGGATTAAATAATGAAGGAAAATTGGAAATTCCGGAGGATGCGCTCAACTTTATTGTATTTGGAGACTGGGGAAGATTTGGGGATGACCATCAAAAAGAGGTAAGCAACCAAATGGCCAAAACAGCCAAGGCCAATGATGTTAGATTTTTCATTGTAACAGGTGATAATTTTTACCCCAAAGGTGTTGCCAGTATCCATGATCCCCATTGGAAATATTCATTGGAGGACATATATACCGACTTTGCACTCCAAAGAGAATGGTTTGTAGTACTGGGTAACCATGATTATATGGGGGATCCCGATGCACAGATAGCTTATTCGGATATTAGTAGACGTTGGGTGATGCCTTCCAGATATTATTCCAAAGAATTTAATCTTAGCGATGGAAGTGGAAAATCCATCAAATTTGCGATGATTGACACCAATCCTTTAATTCCTGAATTTTATTCCAATTTGGAATATGGCCCTAATGTTAGGGGGCAAGATACCACTGCCCAAAAAGCCTGGTTGGCAAAAGAACTTGCTGAAGATCAGGAAAAAGTGGAATGGAAAATAGTTGTTGGCCATCATCCTATGTATACAGGCAGCGATAAACGTCAGGAAGGCTACGATACCCGTAGAATTCGTAGATGCTTAGATGAAATGTTGGTTGAAAATGAGGTGGATGTATATTTGGCAGGCCATGATCATAGCCTGCAACATTTGATTCCTCATCAGGGGGTCCACCATTTTATTTCTGGGTCAGCTTCAGAAAAAACGCAGGCAGGGATGGTTCCTATTTCTGAATTTTCAGCATCCGCATATGGTTTTATGCTCCTTTCTGTCAATCAGGAAAAAATACTGGTTCATGTTCTCGATGAAAATGGTCAGGTTCTTTATAAAACTGAAATAACCAAATAA
- a CDS encoding DUF4861 domain-containing protein: protein MGKKNKLMAIAFCLSLLIGLASCQSHSEKYDLELTISNPSSVNLNEKPVIIPREQLGEIKEGNLEVLLIRNGQDTLPSQRTDRDGDGSWDELFFLLDLPGNSAETIFLKWVDEAPQWEERTYVRFGVRPSEADTVSPAKKDTFYPDELPGVMGYQPYQTDGPSWENDKVGFRHYLDGRNSKDVFGKKISGMSPRNVGISENGVTEDNYHVMEAWGRDILSVGTSVGIGGYALMIKDKLARLGVTQKDSLNNVVATTFEILANGPIRSLMQFNYQNWKPENTGRTYQVNEETQIWPGFYGYKNSVTFHQLKGDETGLIGLVNINTDKQVRGMEVGGFQILYTHDKQTYEKEWYLGLALIIPKEVYQGWIEAPEEGQIMDSFLAKVQIHEGRPLDYYAIAAWELSDPRFARENYFKTYLEDLAAQLEVKPIIEISPM, encoded by the coding sequence ATGGGGAAGAAAAATAAACTAATGGCTATTGCATTTTGCCTTAGTCTACTCATTGGCTTGGCTTCCTGTCAAAGTCACTCTGAAAAGTATGATCTTGAACTGACCATTTCCAACCCTTCATCTGTCAACCTGAATGAAAAACCGGTTATTATTCCCAGGGAACAATTGGGTGAAATTAAGGAAGGCAATTTGGAGGTTTTATTGATTAGAAATGGCCAGGATACATTGCCTTCCCAAAGGACTGATAGGGATGGAGATGGGAGTTGGGATGAATTGTTCTTTTTATTGGATTTGCCAGGGAATTCCGCCGAAACAATCTTTTTGAAATGGGTTGATGAGGCTCCCCAATGGGAGGAAAGGACCTATGTGCGATTTGGGGTTAGGCCTTCCGAGGCTGATACAGTTAGCCCAGCTAAAAAAGACACATTTTATCCCGATGAACTTCCAGGGGTAATGGGATATCAACCTTATCAGACTGATGGGCCCTCTTGGGAAAATGACAAGGTGGGCTTTAGGCACTATCTGGATGGTAGGAATTCAAAAGATGTATTTGGGAAGAAAATAAGTGGTATGTCCCCCAGAAATGTGGGCATTAGTGAAAATGGGGTTACCGAAGATAATTACCATGTGATGGAGGCTTGGGGCAGGGATATTTTGTCGGTAGGGACCTCCGTTGGCATTGGAGGATACGCGCTAATGATTAAGGATAAATTGGCCAGGTTAGGGGTTACTCAGAAGGACAGCCTGAATAATGTAGTTGCAACTACTTTTGAAATCCTGGCCAATGGTCCTATCCGCTCACTGATGCAATTTAATTACCAAAACTGGAAACCGGAAAATACCGGAAGGACCTATCAAGTAAATGAAGAGACCCAAATATGGCCAGGTTTTTATGGTTATAAAAACTCGGTTACTTTTCATCAACTAAAAGGAGATGAAACAGGGCTGATTGGCTTGGTCAATATTAATACGGATAAGCAAGTCCGCGGAATGGAAGTAGGGGGTTTTCAAATCCTCTATACCCATGATAAACAAACCTATGAAAAAGAATGGTACCTGGGGCTTGCCCTGATTATTCCCAAGGAAGTTTACCAAGGTTGGATTGAAGCTCCTGAAGAAGGACAGATAATGGATAGTTTCCTTGCCAAGGTTCAAATACATGAGGGTAGGCCCTTGGATTATTATGCCATAGCGGCCTGGGAACTATCAGACCCCCGCTTTGCCAGGGAAAATTATTTTAAAACATACCTTGAAGATTTGGCAGCTCAATTAGAAGTAAAACCTATTATTGAGATTAGCCCTATGTAA